One genomic window of Haloarcula limicola includes the following:
- a CDS encoding 5-(carboxyamino)imidazole ribonucleotide synthase — MTRTSPGPTLGVVGGGQLGRMMGEAAAPLGVELVVADPTPDCPASPVVRDQLVGGFEDEETFRDLAERADVLTFEIELADPDVLERVAEETDTPVHPKPETLRTIQDKLVQKRRLSEAGVPVPDFRAVETADELREACEELGYPAMLKARTGGYDGRGNVPVSGPEDVEAAIDDVAGPAMVEEMIDFERELAVMGCRGDDERDAFPVTETIHEEEILRESVAPARASEAVQERAREVALDVLDAMDGRGVFGIELFQTSDDEILLNEIAPRPHNSGHWTIEGCHTSQFEQHVRAVMGLPLGSTEQRDPTVSTNVLGDVDERQSAALYGDEAVFATDRAHLHWYGKHEVYELRKMGHVTMTGERDVDELLTDVRELRDGLTFRE; from the coding sequence ATGACACGCACGTCTCCCGGCCCGACCCTCGGCGTGGTCGGCGGGGGTCAACTCGGTCGTATGATGGGCGAAGCAGCGGCGCCGCTCGGCGTCGAACTCGTCGTCGCGGACCCGACGCCGGACTGTCCGGCCAGTCCGGTCGTCCGCGACCAGTTGGTCGGCGGGTTCGAGGACGAGGAGACCTTCCGCGACCTCGCGGAGCGAGCGGACGTCCTCACCTTCGAGATCGAACTGGCGGACCCGGACGTCCTCGAACGCGTCGCAGAGGAAACGGACACGCCCGTCCATCCGAAGCCCGAGACGCTCCGGACGATACAGGACAAGCTCGTCCAGAAGCGGCGGCTCTCGGAGGCCGGCGTCCCCGTCCCCGACTTTCGCGCCGTCGAGACGGCCGACGAGCTGCGCGAGGCCTGCGAGGAACTCGGCTACCCGGCGATGCTCAAGGCCCGCACCGGCGGCTACGACGGCCGCGGGAACGTCCCCGTCTCCGGCCCCGAGGACGTCGAGGCGGCCATCGACGACGTGGCCGGGCCGGCGATGGTCGAGGAGATGATCGACTTCGAGCGGGAACTGGCCGTCATGGGCTGTCGCGGCGACGACGAGCGCGACGCCTTCCCGGTGACCGAGACCATTCACGAAGAGGAGATCCTCCGCGAGAGCGTCGCGCCCGCGCGAGCGAGCGAGGCCGTCCAGGAACGCGCCCGCGAAGTGGCGCTCGACGTGCTGGACGCGATGGACGGCCGCGGCGTCTTCGGTATCGAGCTGTTCCAGACGAGCGACGACGAGATCCTCCTCAACGAGATCGCCCCTCGGCCGCACAACTCCGGGCACTGGACCATCGAGGGCTGTCACACCTCGCAGTTCGAACAGCACGTCCGCGCCGTGATGGGTCTCCCGCTCGGATCGACCGAGCAGCGCGATCCGACGGTCTCGACGAACGTCCTCGGCGACGTGGACGAACGCCAGTCCGCGGCGCTGTACGGCGACGAGGCGGTGTTCGCCACCGACCGCGCGCACCTCCACTGGTACGGCAAGCACGAGGTGTACGAGTTACGGAAGATGGGTCACGTCACGATGACCGGCGAGCGCGACGTAGACGAGTTACTGACGGACGTCCGGGAGCTACGCGACGGGTTGACGTTCCGCGAGTGA
- a CDS encoding flippase activity-associated protein Agl23, with protein MASSSGVLSPLQDVRRRVGAWTRDDDHATLKLVTGITLLGLALRLAFLGQRVAHFDEGRVAYWAWHYGESGSFAYRYIIHGPFIQHVDSWVFALVGTSDFAMRLPVAVVGGLLPLSALLFRRHLRRSETVAMALLLAINPLLLYYSRFMRSDVLVAAFMFVAFGLFVRFYDTRLPRYLYAASAFMALGFASKENALVYVVTWLGASGLLLAKVIVLPNGYRDAILFSTDTPSSGEIRARVVGGAKDRIDAGRGAIRSFRTRHDSAAKVVGAYAGHLVLAVLLFGFVSLFFYAPRGAGVPGIEHPPVPASEGTVGFWEGITNPALFGDLLQVTVDRVADQWGEWLQPASEKTSDSYVSHFGVYLKALGFGSAALALLAGVGYALDRLGYTAPRHLVPFLFYAGFVSIFGYPLGTDIGAPWLAVHTAVPFALPAAVGLAAIFRWGLDALSSDDAEGVGITAIAFFLVILFVTNAAVTQVYTNATTDGNPLVQYAQPEQSLREELTEMHRISQTHDSGPDVVVYHGESGDDYDGGNAYVKQSRDDWNESWWNTQPTCIKWYNMLPMPWYFASSDAQVACENGATALGTRIQQNQPPIVITQEFDSTVPRDRLRAAGYENETYSMRTSGYKNVFTVWTHEEYVRNETAR; from the coding sequence ATGGCTTCGTCGAGCGGCGTGCTGTCGCCCCTCCAAGATGTTCGCCGACGGGTCGGCGCGTGGACGAGAGACGACGACCACGCGACGCTGAAGCTCGTCACTGGAATCACGCTGCTCGGACTCGCCTTGCGACTCGCCTTCCTCGGCCAGCGCGTCGCCCACTTCGACGAGGGCCGGGTCGCCTACTGGGCGTGGCACTACGGCGAGAGCGGCTCCTTCGCCTACCGCTACATCATCCACGGGCCGTTCATCCAGCACGTCGACAGCTGGGTGTTCGCGCTCGTCGGGACCAGCGACTTCGCGATGCGCCTGCCCGTCGCCGTCGTCGGCGGGCTCCTCCCGCTGTCGGCGCTTCTGTTCCGCCGACACCTCCGCCGGAGCGAGACCGTCGCGATGGCGCTCTTGCTCGCCATCAACCCGCTCCTGCTCTACTACTCGCGGTTCATGCGCAGCGACGTGCTCGTCGCGGCGTTCATGTTCGTCGCCTTCGGCCTGTTCGTCCGGTTCTACGACACGCGACTCCCGCGCTACCTCTACGCGGCGTCGGCGTTCATGGCCTTGGGCTTCGCCTCGAAGGAGAACGCGCTCGTCTACGTCGTGACGTGGCTCGGCGCGAGCGGCCTGCTCCTGGCGAAGGTGATCGTGTTACCGAACGGCTACCGCGACGCGATCCTCTTCAGCACCGATACGCCCTCTTCCGGCGAGATTCGGGCACGGGTCGTCGGCGGCGCGAAGGACCGGATCGACGCCGGTCGCGGGGCGATCCGCTCGTTCCGGACGCGCCACGACAGCGCCGCGAAGGTAGTGGGCGCGTACGCCGGCCACCTCGTCCTCGCCGTCCTGCTGTTCGGGTTCGTCTCGCTGTTCTTTTACGCGCCCCGGGGTGCGGGCGTTCCCGGCATCGAACACCCGCCAGTCCCCGCCAGCGAGGGGACGGTCGGCTTCTGGGAGGGCATTACCAACCCGGCGCTGTTCGGCGACTTGCTACAGGTGACCGTCGACCGCGTCGCCGACCAGTGGGGTGAGTGGCTCCAGCCGGCCTCCGAGAAGACGTCGGACAGCTACGTGAGCCACTTCGGGGTGTATCTGAAGGCGCTCGGCTTCGGGTCTGCGGCGCTCGCGCTCCTCGCCGGCGTGGGCTACGCGCTCGACCGACTGGGCTACACCGCGCCGCGTCACCTCGTCCCGTTCCTCTTCTACGCGGGGTTCGTCTCCATCTTCGGCTACCCGCTGGGGACCGACATCGGCGCGCCGTGGCTCGCGGTCCACACCGCCGTCCCGTTCGCGTTGCCCGCGGCGGTCGGCCTCGCGGCGATCTTCCGCTGGGGGTTGGACGCGCTCTCCTCGGACGACGCGGAGGGCGTCGGCATCACCGCCATCGCCTTCTTCCTGGTGATCCTGTTCGTCACTAACGCCGCCGTGACGCAGGTCTACACGAACGCGACCACCGACGGGAACCCGCTCGTCCAGTACGCCCAGCCGGAGCAGTCGCTCCGCGAGGAACTGACCGAGATGCACCGCATCTCCCAGACTCACGACAGCGGCCCCGACGTGGTCGTCTACCACGGCGAATCGGGCGACGACTACGACGGCGGCAACGCCTACGTCAAGCAGAGCCGCGACGACTGGAACGAGTCGTGGTGGAACACGCAGCCGACGTGCATCAAGTGGTACAACATGCTCCCGATGCCGTGGTACTTCGCGTCGAGCGACGCGCAGGTGGCCTGCGAGAACGGCGCGACCGCGCTCGGGACGCGGATCCAGCAGAACCAGCCGCCGATCGTCATCACGCAGGAGTTCGACTCGACGGTCCCCCGCGACCGCCTGCGGGCGGCCGGCTACGAGAACGAGACGTACTCGATGCGGACCAGCGGCTACAAGAACGTCTTCACGGTCTGGACTCACGAGGAGTACGTCCGCAACGAGACGGCGCGTTAG
- the ribH gene encoding 6,7-dimethyl-8-ribityllumazine synthase produces the protein MVQLGLVVAQYDKHGAVIEAMRQSANAAAADRDADIVETISVPGAYDTPLAADRLARREDVDAVAVLGVIIEGDTDHDQVIADAAAQGLTDVSLQRDTPVTLGIIGPGMSKDEAEARTDKGGSAVTSAIELANL, from the coding sequence ATGGTGCAGCTCGGACTGGTCGTCGCCCAGTACGACAAACACGGCGCGGTCATCGAGGCGATGAGACAGTCGGCCAACGCGGCCGCGGCCGACCGAGACGCCGATATCGTCGAGACTATCTCGGTCCCGGGAGCCTACGACACGCCGCTCGCGGCCGACCGACTGGCGCGTCGGGAGGACGTGGACGCCGTCGCGGTGCTCGGCGTCATCATCGAAGGCGACACGGACCACGACCAGGTCATCGCCGACGCCGCCGCACAGGGCCTGACCGACGTCTCGCTGCAGCGAGACACCCCCGTCACGCTGGGCATCATCGGACCGGGCATGAGCAAGGACGAAGCCGAGGCACGCACCGACAAGGGTGGCTCGGCCGTCACGAGCGCCATCGAACTCGCAAACCTATGA
- a CDS encoding pyridoxal phosphate-dependent aminotransferase, producing the protein MTMDFASRVERVEPSATLAISNKAAELEAEGKDVVDLSVGEPDFDTPENIKDAAKAALDAGHTGYTPSNGIPELKEALVEKLHDDGLTQYEEDNLIVTPGGKQALYEIFQTIIDDGDEVALLDPAWVSYEAMAKLAGGTLTRVDTAAHDFQLEGALDDLADAVSDDTQLLVVNSPGNPHGAVYSDEALEGVRDLAVEHDITVISDEIYKEITYDGVEATSLGTLDGMEDRTVTLNGFSKAYSMTGWRLGYFAGPEELVSQAGKVHSHSVSCAVNFVQHAGVEALTNTDDAVEEMVEAFADRREFLIELFEDHGVHVPEPQGAFYMMPEVAPDGDDAEWCDAAISDAQVATVPGSAFGTPGYARISYANSKERLEEAVDRLAEHDLI; encoded by the coding sequence ATGACTATGGACTTCGCATCCCGCGTCGAACGCGTAGAGCCGAGTGCGACACTCGCGATCAGCAACAAGGCCGCCGAACTCGAGGCCGAGGGCAAGGACGTCGTCGACCTCTCGGTCGGCGAACCGGACTTCGACACGCCCGAGAACATCAAGGACGCCGCCAAGGCGGCCCTCGATGCGGGCCACACCGGCTACACCCCCTCGAACGGCATCCCCGAGCTCAAGGAGGCCCTCGTCGAGAAGCTCCACGACGACGGGCTCACGCAGTACGAGGAGGACAACCTCATCGTCACGCCCGGGGGCAAGCAGGCCCTCTACGAGATCTTCCAGACCATCATCGACGACGGTGACGAGGTCGCCCTGCTGGACCCGGCGTGGGTCTCCTACGAGGCGATGGCGAAACTCGCCGGCGGCACGCTGACCCGGGTCGACACGGCCGCCCACGACTTCCAACTGGAGGGCGCGCTCGACGACCTCGCCGACGCCGTCTCGGACGACACCCAACTGCTGGTCGTCAATTCGCCGGGCAACCCCCACGGGGCCGTCTACTCCGACGAGGCGCTGGAGGGCGTCCGCGACCTCGCCGTCGAACACGACATCACCGTCATCTCCGACGAGATCTACAAGGAGATCACCTACGACGGCGTCGAGGCGACGAGCCTCGGCACCCTCGACGGGATGGAGGACCGGACGGTCACGCTCAACGGCTTCTCGAAGGCCTACTCGATGACCGGCTGGCGACTGGGCTACTTCGCCGGCCCCGAAGAACTCGTCTCACAGGCCGGGAAAGTCCACTCGCACTCGGTCTCCTGTGCGGTCAACTTCGTCCAGCACGCGGGCGTCGAGGCGCTCACCAACACCGACGACGCCGTCGAGGAGATGGTCGAGGCGTTCGCCGACCGGCGGGAGTTCCTCATCGAACTGTTCGAGGACCACGGCGTCCACGTCCCCGAACCGCAGGGCGCGTTCTACATGATGCCCGAAGTCGCCCCCGACGGCGACGACGCCGAGTGGTGCGATGCCGCCATCTCGGACGCGCAGGTCGCTACCGTCCCCGGCAGCGCGTTCGGGACGCCCGGCTACGCGCGTATCTCGTACGCCAACAGCAAGGAGCGACTCGAAGAGGCGGTCGACCGACTGGCCGAACACGACCTCATCTGA
- a CDS encoding adenylyltransferase/cytidyltransferase family protein — translation MTRVVAQGTFDILHPGHVHYLRDAKAMGDELHVIVARSVNVTHKEPPIVPDEQRRQMVGALKPVDEAHLGHPEDIFVPIERIEPDVIALGYDQHHDDEKLRAALADRGIDCEIRRASPLDRDEEARLLSTGQIIEKVIDERCE, via the coding sequence GTGACCCGCGTCGTCGCGCAGGGCACCTTCGACATCCTCCACCCCGGTCACGTCCACTATCTGCGGGACGCGAAGGCGATGGGCGACGAACTCCACGTCATCGTCGCGCGCTCGGTCAACGTCACGCACAAGGAACCGCCGATCGTGCCGGACGAGCAGCGCCGGCAGATGGTCGGCGCGCTCAAGCCGGTCGACGAGGCGCATCTGGGCCATCCGGAGGACATCTTCGTCCCCATCGAGCGCATCGAACCCGACGTCATCGCATTGGGGTACGACCAGCACCACGACGACGAGAAACTCCGGGCCGCCCTCGCCGACCGCGGCATCGACTGCGAGATCCGCCGCGCGAGCCCGCTCGATCGGGACGAGGAAGCGCGGTTGCTCTCGACGGGTCAGATAATCGAGAAAGTAATCGACGAGCGCTGCGAGTGA
- a CDS encoding Mov34/MPN/PAD-1 family protein — translation MGLFRSGGIVGIARSALDFARAASEESHPNEYMGLLRGDDAEKVGLDEDGTVLTDVLVIPGTESNPVSATVKTSMVPNDMRAAGSIHSHPNGVLKPSDADLQTFGRGDVHVIVGYPYGPDDWQAFDNEGEPVELPVLDVEPPEEAFFDFDQSDIDAELREEEFDS, via the coding sequence ATGGGGCTGTTTCGCTCGGGCGGCATCGTCGGTATCGCCAGATCGGCGCTGGATTTCGCGCGAGCGGCGTCCGAGGAATCCCACCCGAACGAGTACATGGGCCTGCTCAGGGGCGACGACGCCGAGAAAGTCGGACTCGACGAGGACGGGACTGTCCTCACCGACGTGCTCGTCATCCCCGGGACGGAGTCGAACCCGGTTAGCGCGACGGTCAAGACGAGCATGGTGCCGAACGACATGCGCGCGGCGGGGTCGATCCACTCCCATCCCAACGGCGTTCTGAAGCCCAGTGACGCCGACCTCCAGACGTTCGGCCGCGGCGACGTCCACGTCATCGTCGGCTACCCGTACGGGCCGGACGACTGGCAGGCCTTCGATAACGAAGGAGAACCCGTCGAGCTACCGGTGCTCGACGTCGAACCGCCCGAGGAGGCCTTCTTCGACTTCGACCAGTCCGACATCGACGCCGAGTTGCGCGAGGAGGAGTTCGACTCGTGA
- a CDS encoding DHH family phosphoesterase — protein sequence MSSPTGTDDGAEAPDGGATVYDLAAECTADDVEQGKRYHATVNGVVDYGVFVDLSEEVSGLVHDSNLLGRYDVGDEFVVELGEIRPDGDLSFEEVQLSDYSTEHVPHGTAAAVTDLGDATGDTVVVEGQVVQIKQTGGPTVFQVRDGTGIVPCAAFEEAGVRAYPDVEMDDVVRVSGTAEDRDGGVQVEADSLTVLDGNEAADVQANLDDALADAAEPADIEPLVEWDAFEKLWDDLREVATELRETVLSGRPIRMRHHADGDGLCASVPLQVALERFIADHYEDSDAPQHLLKRLPSKAPYYEMEDVTRDLNFALEDRTRHGQKLPMVLMLDNGSTEEDTPAYRNLRHYDIPVVVVDHHHPDPEAVEPLIEQHVNPYLHDEDYRITTGMLCVELARMIDPDLTEDLKHVPAVAGLSDRSESEAMGDYLDLAAEKGYDEDDLRDIGEALDYATHWLRYSSGERLITDALNVSCDDRDRHAELVDFLAERAERDVQDQLDAAMSHVEHERLDNGAHLYRIDVENHAHRFTYPAPGKTTGKIHDEKVAETGDPVITIGYGPDFAVLRSDGVRLDIPRMVTELTEEVNGGGVSGGGHLVVGSIKFVSGMREEVIDALVEKMAEAEIDEELGSSTALPEEV from the coding sequence ATGTCTTCGCCAACTGGCACCGACGACGGTGCCGAGGCTCCCGACGGGGGAGCCACCGTCTACGATCTTGCTGCGGAGTGTACCGCAGACGACGTCGAACAGGGGAAACGCTACCATGCAACGGTCAACGGCGTGGTCGACTACGGCGTCTTCGTCGACCTCTCCGAGGAGGTCTCGGGGCTGGTCCACGACTCGAATCTGCTGGGTCGCTACGACGTGGGCGACGAGTTCGTCGTCGAGCTGGGCGAGATCCGCCCCGACGGCGACCTGAGCTTCGAGGAGGTCCAGCTCTCCGACTACTCGACCGAACACGTCCCCCACGGGACGGCGGCCGCCGTCACCGACCTCGGCGACGCGACGGGCGACACCGTCGTCGTCGAGGGGCAGGTCGTCCAGATCAAACAGACCGGCGGTCCGACCGTGTTTCAGGTCCGAGACGGCACCGGAATCGTCCCGTGTGCGGCCTTCGAAGAGGCCGGCGTCCGCGCCTACCCCGACGTCGAGATGGACGATGTCGTCCGCGTCTCGGGGACCGCCGAGGACCGCGACGGCGGCGTCCAGGTCGAGGCGGACTCCCTGACGGTTCTCGACGGCAACGAGGCTGCCGATGTGCAAGCCAATCTCGACGACGCGCTCGCGGACGCCGCCGAGCCGGCCGACATCGAGCCGCTCGTCGAGTGGGACGCCTTCGAGAAACTGTGGGACGACCTCCGCGAGGTCGCCACGGAGCTGCGAGAGACCGTCCTCTCGGGTCGCCCGATCCGCATGCGCCACCACGCCGACGGCGACGGCCTCTGTGCCAGCGTCCCGCTGCAAGTCGCCCTCGAACGGTTCATCGCCGACCACTACGAGGACAGCGACGCGCCCCAGCACCTCCTCAAGCGCCTGCCGAGTAAGGCCCCCTACTACGAGATGGAGGACGTGACTCGGGACCTCAACTTCGCGCTGGAGGACCGAACTCGCCACGGGCAGAAACTCCCGATGGTCCTGATGCTCGACAACGGGTCGACGGAGGAGGACACCCCGGCCTATCGCAACCTCCGCCACTACGACATCCCCGTCGTCGTCGTCGACCACCACCACCCCGACCCGGAGGCCGTCGAACCCCTCATCGAACAGCACGTCAACCCCTACCTCCACGACGAGGACTACCGAATCACCACCGGGATGCTCTGTGTCGAACTCGCCCGGATGATCGACCCCGACCTCACCGAGGACCTCAAGCACGTCCCGGCGGTCGCCGGCCTCTCCGACCGCTCGGAGAGCGAAGCGATGGGCGACTACCTCGACCTCGCCGCCGAGAAGGGCTACGACGAGGACGACCTGCGCGACATCGGCGAGGCGCTCGATTACGCGACCCACTGGCTCCGCTACAGTTCCGGCGAACGCCTCATCACCGACGCGCTCAACGTCAGCTGCGACGATCGCGACCGTCACGCGGAACTGGTCGACTTCCTCGCCGAGCGCGCCGAACGCGACGTGCAGGACCAGCTCGACGCCGCGATGAGCCACGTCGAACACGAGCGCCTCGACAACGGCGCGCATCTCTACCGCATCGACGTGGAGAACCACGCCCACCGATTCACCTACCCCGCGCCGGGGAAGACGACCGGGAAGATCCACGACGAGAAGGTCGCGGAGACCGGCGACCCGGTCATCACCATCGGCTACGGCCCCGACTTCGCCGTCCTCCGGAGCGACGGCGTCCGACTCGACATCCCGCGGATGGTCACCGAACTGACCGAGGAAGTGAACGGCGGCGGCGTCTCCGGCGGCGGCCACCTCGTCGTCGGCTCCATCAAGTTCGTCTCGGGTATGCGCGAGGAAGTCATCGACGCCCTCGTCGAGAAGATGGCCGAGGCCGAGATCGACGAGGAGCTCGGCAGTTCGACGGCGCTCCCCGAGGA